From the Streptomyces syringium genome, one window contains:
- a CDS encoding HAMP domain-containing sensor histidine kinase gives MLRTKITAVVAVAAALAISLAAFLSYRGVSDLVADELERGLDDRTNIVVTLLAAGLTPPARPDMTEQVVSAQGTVRPLAPGRDALPVSPGALRVARTGKGESRADIVVSGTEYGTLTRPLPGGGAVMVGQSYEGAARVDHQSLWRISWATAAAIGFAALLGWLVLGRILRPVRRLAGATRRITTTQDLTTPLPPAGSDEIGQLTHSFAHMLAALRRSRAQQQQLVQDASHELRTPLTSVRGSAELLQRARGRLAPEDEEQILTTLVTETAALDDLVRELVELATDRHTEEEPEAVDLAVAAEDSAQRFRLRTGRVVLVIEDDTNPPVPVHARPRALQRCIDNLLSNAVKFSPEGTPVAVHIGGGRLTVRDQGPGIAPGERHAVFDRFYRGPRTQATPGSGLGLAIVHDIIAADAGTVFATTADGGGAEVGFDLPPHGRAGPNGPMARRHSQVSTCCPGGRNRRRTDSRYRSRSE, from the coding sequence ATGCTCCGAACGAAGATCACCGCCGTGGTCGCCGTGGCCGCGGCGCTCGCCATCTCCCTCGCCGCCTTCCTGTCGTACCGGGGCGTGAGCGACCTGGTCGCCGACGAGCTGGAGCGGGGCCTCGACGACCGTACGAACATCGTCGTCACCCTCCTCGCCGCCGGTCTGACCCCGCCCGCCCGGCCGGACATGACCGAGCAGGTCGTGTCCGCCCAGGGGACGGTCAGGCCGCTGGCGCCCGGCCGTGACGCCCTGCCGGTCTCACCGGGCGCGCTGCGCGTGGCCCGTACGGGCAAGGGCGAGAGCCGCGCGGACATCGTCGTCTCCGGTACCGAGTACGGCACCCTGACCAGGCCGTTGCCCGGCGGCGGGGCGGTCATGGTCGGCCAGAGCTACGAGGGCGCCGCGCGCGTCGACCACCAGTCCCTGTGGCGGATCTCCTGGGCCACGGCGGCCGCCATCGGCTTCGCGGCACTCCTCGGCTGGCTCGTTCTGGGCCGGATCCTGCGGCCGGTCCGCCGGCTGGCCGGCGCCACCCGGCGCATCACCACCACGCAGGACCTCACCACGCCGCTGCCGCCCGCCGGTTCCGACGAGATCGGCCAGCTGACCCACAGCTTCGCGCACATGCTCGCCGCGCTGCGCCGCTCCCGCGCCCAGCAGCAGCAACTGGTCCAGGACGCCAGCCACGAACTGCGCACGCCGCTCACCTCGGTGCGCGGGAGCGCCGAGCTGCTCCAGCGGGCGCGCGGCAGGCTCGCCCCCGAGGACGAGGAGCAGATCCTCACCACCCTGGTCACCGAGACCGCCGCCCTCGACGATCTGGTCCGCGAGCTCGTCGAGCTGGCCACCGACCGCCATACGGAAGAGGAGCCCGAGGCCGTCGATCTGGCCGTCGCCGCGGAGGACAGCGCGCAGCGCTTCCGCCTGCGGACCGGGCGCGTCGTCCTCGTCATCGAGGACGACACGAACCCGCCGGTGCCGGTGCACGCCCGGCCGCGCGCCCTCCAGAGGTGTATCGACAACCTGCTGAGCAACGCGGTGAAGTTCAGCCCCGAGGGCACCCCGGTCGCCGTGCACATCGGCGGCGGCAGGCTGACCGTACGGGACCAGGGCCCGGGCATCGCGCCCGGCGAGCGGCACGCCGTCTTCGACCGCTTCTACCGTGGCCCCCGGACCCAGGCGACGCCCGGCTCCGGTCTCGGTCTGGCCATCGTGCACGACATCATCGCCGCCGACGCCGGAACCGTCTTCGCGACCACGGCGGACGGCGGCGGAGCGGAGGTCGGCTTCGACCTCCCGCCCCACGGCCGGGCCGGACCGAACGGCCCGATGGCACGGAGGCATTCTCAGGTCAGCACTTGTTGTCCGGGTGGACGGAACCGCCGTCGGACAGATTCCCGTT